The Nycticebus coucang isolate mNycCou1 chromosome 8, mNycCou1.pri, whole genome shotgun sequence genome has a window encoding:
- the TRIM59 gene encoding tripartite motif-containing protein 59 → MHNFEDELTCPICYSIFEDPRVLPCSHTFCRNCLENVLQASGNFYIWRPLRIPLKCPNCRSIIEIAPTGIESLPVNFALRAIIEKYQQEDHPDIVTCPEHYRQPLNVYCLLDKKLVCGHCLTIGQHHGHPIDDLQSAYLKEKDTPQNLLEQLTDTHWTDLTRLIEKLEEQKSHSEKMVQGDKEVVLQYFKELSDTLEQKKKFFLTALCDVGHLINQEYTPQIERMKEMREQQLELMTVITSLQEESPLKFLEKVDDVRQRVQILKQRPLPEVQPVEIYPRVSKVLKEEWSRTEIGQIKKVLIPEMKISSKRMPCSWPDKDEKEVEFFKILNIVIVTLISAILMLILFFNQHIITFLNEITSICFSEVSLSVYQSLSNNLHNLKNILCRALEMLKEFMWKVVSD, encoded by the coding sequence ATGCATAATTTTGAGGATGAGTTAACGTGTCCCATCTGTTACAGTATTTTTGAAGATCCTCGTGTCCTACCATGTTCTCATACATTTTGTAGAAATTGCTTGGAAAATGTTCTTCAGGCATCTGGTAACTTTTATATATGGAGACCTTTACGAATTCCACTCAAGTGCCCTAACTGTAGAAGTATTATTGAAATTGCTCCAACTGGCATTGAATCTTTACCTGTTAATTTTGCATTAAGGGCTATTATTGAGAAGTACCAGCAAGAAGACCACCCAGATATTGTCACCTGCCCTGAACATTACAGGCAACCCTTAAATGTTTATTGCCTATTGGATAAAAAATTAGTCTGTGGTCATTGCCTTACTATAGGTCAACACCATGGTCATCCTATAGATGACCTTCAAAGTGCCTATCTGAAAGAAAAGGACACGCCTCAAAACCTGCTTGAACAGTTGACTGACACACATTGGACAGATCTTACTCGTCTTATTGAAAAGCTGGAAGAACAAAAATCTCATTCTGAGAAAATGGTCCAAGGTGATAAGGAAGTTGTTCTCCAATACTTTAAGGAGCTTAGTGATACattagaacagaaaaaaaaatttttcctaacAGCTCTCTGTGATGTTGGTCATCTGATTAATCAAGAATATACTCCACAAAtcgaaagaatgaaagaaatgagagagCAGCAGCTTGAACTAATGACAGTGATAACGTCTTTACAAGAAGAGTCTCCACTGAAATTTCTTGAAAAAGTTGATGATGTTCGCCAACGTGTGCAGATCTTAAAACAAAGACCACTTCCTGAGGTCCAACCTGTTGAAATTTATCCTCGAGTAAGCAAAGTATTAAAAGAAGAATGGAGCAGAACAGAAATTGGACAAATTAAGAAAGTGCTCATTcctgaaatgaaaatttcttcAAAAAGGATGCCATGTTCCTGGCCTGATAAAGACGAAAAAgaagttgaattttttaaaattttaaacattgttatagTTACACTAATTTCAGCGATACTGATGTTGATACTCTTTTTCAATCAACACATAATAacctttttaaatgaaatcactTCAATATGTTTTTCTGAAGTCTCTTTATCTGTTTACCAAAGTTTATCTAACAATTTGCATAATTTAAAGAATATACTATGTCGCGCTTTAGAGATGTTGAAGGAATTTATGTGGAAAGTAGTTTCTGATTGA